In one window of Oscillospiraceae bacterium DNA:
- the mscL gene encoding large-conductance mechanosensitive channel protein MscL: protein MGKFFADFKKFAMKGNIVDMAVGVIIGGAFGKIVTSLVNDIIMPTVGMLMGGVDFTSLKYVITEANEELGIVEAAIKYGSFIQTIVDFLIIALSVFFFVRLMGKLQRKKEAAPPPAPPKPTLDQELLTEIRDLLKNKND, encoded by the coding sequence ATGGGAAAGTTTTTTGCTGATTTCAAAAAATTTGCCATGAAAGGCAACATTGTTGATATGGCTGTCGGTGTTATTATCGGCGGCGCATTCGGAAAAATAGTTACTTCTCTTGTAAATGATATTATAATGCCTACTGTCGGAATGCTTATGGGCGGTGTAGATTTCACCTCTCTTAAGTATGTTATCACCGAAGCAAACGAAGAACTCGGTATCGTTGAGGCTGCAATTAAATACGGCAGCTTTATTCAAACCATTGTCGATTTCCTTATTATTGCACTTTCTGTTTTCTTCTTTGTTCGTCTTATGGGCAAGCTCCAGAGAAAAAAAGAAGCTGCACCTCCTCCTGCACCGCCAAAGCCTACACTTGACCAGGAACTCCTTACTGAAATCAGAGATCTGCTCAAGAATAAGAACGATTAA
- the rpsI gene encoding 30S ribosomal protein S9 has protein sequence MNYQSAKPYFYGTGRRKSSVARVRVYPGTGAITINGRDIDDYFGLDTLKLIVRQPFGATATEGKFDIVCKVVGGGVSGQAGAIRHGLARALLQADEAFRPALKKAGFLTRDPRMKERKKYGLKAARRASQFSKR, from the coding sequence ATGAATTATCAGAGCGCAAAACCGTATTTTTACGGTACAGGAAGAAGAAAAAGTTCGGTAGCACGCGTTCGTGTATATCCCGGAACCGGTGCTATCACTATAAACGGAAGAGATATTGACGATTACTTTGGCTTGGATACTCTTAAGCTCATCGTTCGTCAGCCTTTCGGTGCTACTGCAACCGAGGGTAAGTTTGATATTGTTTGCAAGGTTGTAGGAGGCGGTGTTTCCGGTCAGGCAGGCGCTATACGCCACGGTCTGGCACGTGCACTTCTGCAGGCTGATGAAGCTTTCCGTCCTGCACTTAAGAAAGCGGGCTTCCTCACCCGTGACCCCAGAATGAAGGAAAGAAAGAAGTACGGCTTGAAGGCTGCAAGACGTGCATCCCAGTTCTCCAAGAGATAA
- a CDS encoding DUF348 domain-containing protein, which produces MSFLKKASTTRAFYLILICITVAILAAVILFGLAFINAEEEVPADPAPFSLRSGVAEVISDFNFRVTLSYHGASREVIVNKYTVEQLLKKEGIVLEEQDVINVDLHAELTPDMFICIDKVRFETEYEEIVLPFNRVVEASGDVPERTNVTIAKGESGLRKDTYSTKFVNDVPVERKLVFRAITKTPVDEVIRCGTMAKQPSAVVTTNTAGAGVGSVQGTSAGGVFTAPDGTEYKYRYYVDVKATAYSDNVGDITYTGRHVELGIIAVDPRVIPLHSKVYVIGDYGDYGICDAQDIGGGIKGNRIDVYLKYEDVCRQFGVRQMRAYVLDVPEKAK; this is translated from the coding sequence ATGTCTTTTTTAAAAAAAGCATCCACCACCCGCGCATTTTACCTTATTTTAATTTGTATCACCGTTGCTATACTCGCAGCCGTTATATTGTTCGGTCTTGCATTTATTAATGCTGAGGAAGAAGTACCTGCCGATCCCGCTCCGTTTTCGTTACGGAGCGGAGTCGCAGAAGTAATAAGTGATTTTAATTTCAGAGTAACGCTCTCGTATCACGGGGCGTCGCGTGAAGTTATTGTCAATAAGTACACTGTTGAGCAGCTCTTGAAAAAAGAGGGTATTGTACTTGAAGAACAAGATGTTATTAACGTTGATCTGCACGCCGAATTGACGCCGGATATGTTTATCTGCATCGATAAGGTGCGATTTGAAACGGAATACGAAGAAATTGTACTGCCGTTTAATCGAGTTGTAGAAGCTTCAGGCGATGTGCCTGAAAGAACAAATGTCACTATCGCCAAGGGCGAAAGTGGCTTACGAAAAGACACTTACAGCACAAAGTTTGTCAATGATGTTCCCGTTGAAAGAAAATTGGTTTTCCGTGCAATTACTAAAACACCTGTTGATGAAGTTATAAGGTGCGGTACGATGGCTAAACAGCCTTCCGCGGTTGTGACTACAAATACTGCAGGTGCAGGTGTTGGGTCCGTACAAGGAACCAGTGCCGGAGGTGTGTTTACAGCACCTGACGGTACGGAATATAAATACCGTTATTATGTTGATGTCAAAGCAACAGCTTACAGCGATAATGTTGGAGATATTACATACACCGGAAGACATGTTGAACTTGGTATTATTGCGGTTGACCCCAGGGTCATACCGCTTCATTCCAAAGTGTATGTCATTGGTGATTACGGTGATTACGGGATTTGCGACGCCCAGGATATAGGCGGAGGAATCAAGGGCAACAGAATTGATGTTTATCTTAAATATGAAGATGTGTGCCGTCAGTTCGGAGTTCGTCAGATGCGTGCATACGTACTCGATGTACCGGAAAAAGCAAAATGA